In Actinomycetes bacterium, one genomic interval encodes:
- a CDS encoding GatB/YqeY domain-containing protein has protein sequence MSTIKEQLRQDLTSAMKSGQTEVVATIRMALTSISKAEVSGDAARELSNDETVSVLASETKRRREAAGEFEKAGRDDLADKEKSEADILARYLPQPLSTEELQQLVQLAVAAAQEQGLAGGRAMGSVMKDLKDKTLGRVDGAELAATVKRELGIGQ, from the coding sequence ATGTCCACCATCAAGGAACAACTGCGCCAAGATCTCACCTCCGCTATGAAGTCCGGTCAAACGGAAGTTGTGGCCACTATCCGGATGGCCTTGACGTCGATCAGCAAGGCGGAGGTGTCTGGCGATGCCGCCAGAGAACTCAGCAATGATGAGACCGTCTCGGTGCTGGCCTCTGAGACCAAGCGGCGACGCGAAGCAGCCGGTGAATTCGAAAAAGCAGGACGGGACGATCTTGCGGACAAGGAAAAGTCGGAGGCAGATATCCTCGCTCGCTACCTTCCGCAGCCGCTGTCCACCGAGGAGTTGCAGCAACTAGTTCAACTGGCGGTCGCAGCTGCTCAGGAGCAAGGACTGGCAGGTGGCCGTGCGATGGGTTCAGTGATGAAGGACCTGAAGGACAAGACTCTCGGTCGAGTGGATGGCGCCGAACTTGCTGCGACAGTTAAACGGGAATTGGGGATCGGCCAGTAG
- a CDS encoding metallophosphoesterase has protein sequence MSRSIAKIAALGSVAAVAGLAWSVAETKRYRMRMESLPILPAGAQSLRVLHLSDLHITPSQGDKTQWLAALADWDPHLTVVTGDFLAHHAAVPVALAALRPLLAAPGVFVLGSNDYYAPRPFNPARYLRGPSELETSREPLPWPDLVNGLTRAGWLDLDNRRAHLSLAGLAVDARGVDDPHIGLDDYNRVAGPFERSADLRLGVAHAPYLRVLDAMSADGADLMLAGHTHGGQLRVPGYGALVTNCDLPRKLARGLHRYPTDSSTWLQVSAGMGQSPYAPVRFACPPEAVLLTLTGSDVSSG, from the coding sequence ATGTCCCGATCCATCGCCAAAATCGCGGCACTCGGAAGTGTTGCGGCAGTAGCGGGACTGGCTTGGTCGGTAGCGGAAACTAAGCGCTACCGCATGCGCATGGAATCCCTTCCGATCCTTCCTGCCGGTGCTCAGTCACTACGAGTTCTGCATCTATCGGATCTTCACATCACCCCCTCGCAGGGCGATAAGACTCAGTGGCTCGCTGCCCTGGCTGATTGGGATCCGCACCTCACCGTCGTGACCGGAGATTTCCTCGCCCATCACGCGGCTGTGCCAGTGGCTTTGGCGGCACTACGACCACTGCTGGCGGCACCGGGGGTCTTTGTATTGGGCAGCAACGACTACTACGCGCCGAGACCATTCAATCCGGCCCGCTATTTGCGCGGCCCGTCGGAGTTAGAGACCAGTCGAGAACCCCTACCGTGGCCAGATCTGGTTAATGGCCTGACTCGGGCTGGCTGGTTGGATCTCGACAACCGTCGCGCCCACCTCAGCCTTGCCGGCCTAGCAGTGGATGCTCGGGGTGTTGATGACCCACACATTGGCCTCGATGATTACAACCGGGTCGCAGGTCCGTTCGAACGTTCCGCAGACCTTCGACTGGGTGTCGCGCATGCCCCCTACTTGCGGGTGCTAGATGCGATGAGCGCCGACGGAGCCGATCTGATGCTGGCGGGCCACACCCACGGTGGCCAGTTGCGGGTACCGGGCTATGGGGCGTTGGTCACCAACTGCGATCTCCCTCGAAAGTTGGCTCGCGGCCTTCACCGTTACCCGACAGATTCATCGACGTGGCTGCAAGTCTCTGCAGGCATGGGGCAGTCTCCTTACGCACCAGTGCGGTTCGCCTGCCCACCAGAGGCGGTCCTGCTTACCTTGACCGGTAGCGACGTCAGCAGCGGCTGA